In Cryptomeria japonica chromosome 1, Sugi_1.0, whole genome shotgun sequence, the sequence TTCTAGTCTGCCTTCTACCACTGGGATTGTTATATATAAACTTCAATCACTTCTGAAGAAACCCAAACACAAAGGATTATAGAGCTCTACTCTTTCTAAAATTTTTCCAGTTGATTTGTAACTTCTGTTCGCAAAATACAATGGAGAATGGTGGCATGGAGATTCACAGCAGGCCAAGTGAAGCAAAGAGCATGAAATCCCACGCTTAGTTGCATGGAGTTCTCCACATGTACTCAGGCAATGCAGAGAACTCTACAAGACAGAGTCATGTTTTTCATGTTCTGCAGCCTCTGTTTAAGGCACTCATTGAAAAGCTCAGAATCCCCAAGGAGGGTCCTATCAGAATTGCAGATCTTGGGTGCTACTGGTCTCAACACCATATCAGATGTAAATTTTGTCACAAGAACATTGACAAATCTGTGCATTGGATCAGAACTAGCAGTGCCACAGTTCCAAGCTTTTCACTCTGATTTGCCATCCAATGACTTTGATGGGTTGTTCAGGCTGTTGGTCAGGACTAATTGTCCATATTTTGTAGCTGGGGTGCCTGGGTCTTTCTACAATGTCCTCTTTCCCAACTCAAAAATTCATGTCTGCTTCTCTATCATGGCCCTCCACTGGATTTCAGAGGTAATTACCTTCTTTTTTCAAGTTTTCTTTCATGTGGGTGCATGCCATTTCAAAATTATAATGTTACAATATGGAAAGATGGTGTTCTCATTCAATTGTGAGTTGTCTTTTAGGGTATGGCTTCTTTTAGAGGTTACCTGATAGTATGATTCTGATTGCAGGTTCCTGAGGCTGTTGTGCATAAGGACTCAACCTTCTACAACAGAAGAAAAGTGTGGGTTAATAGAGGCAGGCAGGATATTGCAGATATATACTCAAAGCAATCTCAGAAAGATCTCGCCACTTTCATGAAGTGCAGAGCAGTGGAGATAGCACCAGGAGGcatattttttctttgtttgatggGGACACCAGATAATTCACCCCCAACACAATAAGTTTCAGTGGAAGGGGAATTCTGTGGTCAGGACTTTGAAGATGCATGGGATGATCTTGTCACACAGGCATAAACCTTACTTCACCACCTCTTTCTTGGAGATTTGtcatattgttgtaatgttgtatTCCAATGGTGATTGATATAATTTTACTGATTGCAGGGAATTGTCAGCTTGGACTTAAGAGACTCATTTAATCTTCCATGGTACTTCCGAAATTTAATTGAGTTGAGAAAGGCAGTTGAAGAGAGTGGTGCTTTTGAGATAGAGACAGTTGAAGTATGTCAAGGGGTACCAAGCATGTCTGAGGAGACATTTGAGAAGTGGGTGAAGGagccaaatatttttgcaaagatgAAGGCAAATCTGGTTAAGAGTTTTGTGGGCAGTTTTGAGGCCCACATTGGTATTGAGAGCTCAGAAATGCTTTTCCAGAGGTTTGAGCAGAGAGCTGCAGAACTCCTCTATTCCTCTCCTCCTTCAAGATTTGTCACCTGCACTGTTGCCTCCCTCATCCGAAAGTAGGTTGTAACAATTATCAAGATCTTTCTGCAAGTGAATAATCAATTTTTTGGGAATGGACCTATTTGATCTCACAACATCTAAATATGtgattcttttatatttaattggaaatGGTTTATAGTATATGAGACTACTCATAGTTTCAGTATTCAGAGTCACTTAATTATGTTTCAAGAAAGATTTGAATTTGTGATCTCTTTCAAGAATACAAATTCTCTACCATTAGACTATAAAAAAAGacttaaaaaaatattgttttgaaTGCCGAAGTAGAGCTAAATATATTGATATATTATCTTTTAAATAATGTCCAGATTATTTGGCATCATCTATCATAAGATTATAATCCTTAAAAGTTTCATTTTTAAACATATTTATgaaaatttgttattattgttctCATTTTAGTGCTCTCATTCAGTTAAAAAATGAAGTCTGGATATCAGTGAAATCATCAATGGCAATTGTCATTATATTTCTGTGTCTTATCGGATCTGCTGAACGTATCTCATTGCAGTTACATGAAACATATTGGCTCTgatgtatataaaaacatcaaacgACCTTAAGTTTAGTCCAAAAGTTTATATCTATATAGACTGTACAATACTGATACCAACAATTGACATAAACCTGTCAAACAGTAACAACAGCGGAGCCAATGTTCTGTTTGAGGAAACTCTCCTCATTAAGAACTGAATTGTAATATTTAATATTAAGAATTGATGTGCAATAATTAAAACTGGGCGTTCTCTTGAATTGTTTTAAAGAGAGTATCTTTAAGCATATCACTGTACATGGCAGCAGTTGCCATCCATCAACCAACTTAATTGATCACCTTTCACTGTTACCTTTTATAAGAATCGTAATCTTTTGACTGGCCAATATTTTTTAATCTTTACTTTAAataatataatggtgaaaaattattttgatgtgtttttttaaTAGTTTTATACAAAGTTGGGCCCATTCATATAGCTTTTGTCTGATGCTAATTAAGAGAAAATCTTATGTTGATTGTGAAGTCTTTTTTGTATATTTGATTTATAGGTCTATCAATCATGTTGGTCTATATAGTGATtttcaaatttattatattttccatttcaaaTATATAGACATGGGGTCATGTCTAAAAATATGAACTAAACCCTCTTAAATTCAAAACTTGGTCAATTAGATCCCTTGTCATTCTTGTCCAAAGTTGATCATGTACAAATTTGTGTGATCTATTATTGCGTATTTGTAAAAAAAGACATTCATTTGCAATCTTTTTATCATCATGAAATCAAGAGATCTCATTCATTGTAGATTTGTCACAAATTCTAAAGAGAGCATTTAGAAGAGTGAGTCAATAATGGTGCATTTCAATTTGGTGTGAAAAAGAAGTAATGAATCTAATTTATAAGGATTTTTTTCTTGTCTTTGATCATTTATCCAAAGTTGCTGATTTATCTCCCTTACATAGTTTGACACATCAATAAATAATGAGATCCCGTCAAGTCAAATTCAGTAACCCCTTTTTACTATGAGAGGTCAAATAATATACTTTTTTAGGTTACACAAAGAGTAGAAATTTAAGGATTAATAGAGGTCAACCTCACAAGTACAAACTAAGTTTGCAAGTGTGAGTCTTTTCTACTCCTTTTAAGACTCAATTGAGGATAATGGTTATATACTTTGACAATTATCTTAGTGAGTGACCTTTTCTTCCTCAACCCAAGGTAAGTAGCTTGGATAACTAATTGATAAAGCAAATAAGATGTTATATAGAATCTCGGTTCATTCTTTACCCAAACTAGTTGCTTATCCAAGTTATCACTAATCATCGTACCCCAGTCCATGTATTCTCTTCTTGCCACAATAGTTTTGACAAATAGAAGCATCCAAGCCTCGAACTCTTTGGTATCTAGTAGACCAACTACCCTACTCAGAAGAGTAACATAGTCTTTACCATCAATATGTAGAAAAGATTTATGAattatcttcaaattttctaattgtTGACCTTTAATTGGTTTATCTATCAATTATTGATTAGTATAAGTCATAGGGTCCTTTTCATTTAGAATTGCTCTCCTCGGGCTACTGTAACCTTGGCATATTGATCATGCAGATGAATAGTAAATGCTTTCTCAATTGAGTCTGATGAGATATCTAGTATTACTTCAGTTAGTGGACCATGCACCCTTCTTTCTTTTGGTTTGTAGTTCCTCACACAAGCTTGAAGCCCGCATTGGAGACAACCACTAATGGTTCAACTTTGAGGGATGTAACATCGGTGACATATATTTTGATAACAAGGTCAAGATACCCCTACACCTGATATAGAGTATGGGATGTTGGAGAATCGAGGATCGACAATGTAACATCCTTGACCCAAACATGTTTCCTATAACTCCAATGCACTGATGCCCAATAGGCTAAAGCTAATCAAGGTCAGGGATATCTAGATTGGTCATTCTCTACAAATTTCTTAACTTTCCTAAATGATCAAGTTGATCAATATCTTTCATTGTCTGCTGCATTCGGAAATATGACTTATTGACTATATCAATGAGTTATTCCATTCAAAATGTTCAAATATAAAACTCGACTTGACAATCATTGTTTTACTTGAACCAAATTAGAGTTCAttttaggtcttagggttttggATGTTGGGTTTTGGGGATGGTGACTCCATTTTACTTCTTTCTATGTTTCTTTCATCTTCTCttgaaaacaagatttttagaaactCTAGTTCATCGGATCTTTTCAGCTTTGAAGGGATACATTAATCATAGGACCACAACTAGAGATTTGGAAGACCCCAACTTATTAAATTTATTGAGGTTTGGAGGGATACATTAATCACCAAATCTTCTACAAAACTAGGCACACATTGATTTAACAAGTGTGTCATGACAAAAAAGGTGAACCCTAACCATACCAATTTTTTATGTtagaatgatgagaaagaaaccTGTGGGGCTACATTGGGGAATGAAATAGGACAACGAGGGGGGAGGTGTAGAGGCTTATGGGTTTGTCTAAGCATAGAGACacacaagaaaaacaaaaacaaaatgcaaacttggaaagaaacaagacaaaagaaacaagGCAAAACCCTACCTTGAACCTTGACTGCACAACCTTTACTTCCAAATACCTTTGGTGCAATGCTCACCATTTTGGTAGGTCAAAAATAGGTTCACAAATTACAATGAGTTTTCCAAGGAATTCTTCCAAACCTAGAGAAGCTCAAAAGTTATGAATGCAATATGCATTTGAAAGGATCAAACTTTCTTTTATATGTGCTCGGGAAAGGGTGATGTCACTATACATTAGGTGCATTTAATGCAAAAAGGAAATAGGTAGGGCACATAAATCTCATTTGGGGGTCAAAGATCAGGGTTTTGGGGATCACATATTGTTGTAGTCCCCTAAACACTGATGTCCAATCCCCAAAAGGGTGACACTGGAGGTCAAGTGTTGAGGATGGGACATCCTCGAAGCTCAACAAAGAAAAGGAAAGGGAATAGGGAAAATGGAAAAAGTGGGGATTAGGGATGGGTATTAGAAGATCCTAAATAGGCTTAGGAGACTCCTTTCCTTGAACCTTGAAAGCTCGAAAGCGTAAGGAAAAGACAGTAAGGAcaaaagaaaaggaagaggaaaaaacAAAAAGAGACAAAAGGCAAAGGTAAAACAAAAGGGAAAGCAAAAAAAGGTGGGGCTCTTCACTTGTTTAGGTGAATAATTGGGGTGTGAGTTGTGAAGGCACAACAAAACTATCATTTAGGCTATTTTTAAGGATcttgtaattttttattattattagaatgtattataatattttattataaattatatctttatatttaattattatataataataccaataattttaataattttatattttatagtttaattaagatatatttaattcatttatgcAAGATATAAAATTAAGCTAGAATGTAGATTATTACATGGtaaaattagaaatagaattaTACAGATTatgttaattttataattatgtagTTTTATGTTGCAACTTACATAAAATTTAttgtaatttattaattattattttagaagttaaaataattataaaacgACCACAAGCAATTGGGATAGAATTAGGGTAAGCTGAGAGTTATTGTTAGGGTTAATCAATTACATTAAAACActaatcttaattaatattttttctattttattaattattttaaatttaagtaaataattattatgtaagaatattataattaaaacaattaattttaatcttaatttatATAGTAATTAAAGTATAATTTTAATTCTAATTGTTATTAAATATTATAActatgaaattatttaaattatgaTTAAGGTTTTAATTATTCAACTTTTTTGGTTagtacatatataaaatataattttatccGAGAGGTACAATGGCAACAAAGAGTGGAGTGTAATGGTGTGAGGGTGTTAATGTTAACAAAAAATCTCTATTTGACAAccatttacatgtcaaaatattaatattaattataaacatgATATTTTCAAAATAAGCACCACGTAAAAATGAAAATATGAAATATAAGAATAAAAACaaagatattttaaaaaattaattgtattttaaatttaatatataaaaaattatctaTGTATATAATCAAAATTTAGAAATTAGATTGGAAAATTTATGTTGTGAAAAAATTAAACAATGTAATACAATAAAATGTAAATGT encodes:
- the LOC131027774 gene encoding gibberellic acid methyltransferase 2-like, translated to MEFSTCTQAMQRTLQDRVMFFMFCSLCLRHSLKSSESPRRVLSELQILGATGLNTISDVNFVTRTLTNLCIGSELAVPQFQAFHSDLPSNDFDGLFRLLVRTNCPYFVAGVPGSFYNVLFPNSKIHVCFSIMALHWISEVPEAVVHKDSTFYNRRKVWVNRGRQDIADIYSKQSQKDLATFMKCRAVEIAPGGIFFLCLMGTPDNSPPTQ